The Cryptococcus gattii WM276 chromosome D, complete sequence region GAAGAATTCTACGCATCGTACGTTCTTTCTGCAAACAATGGACATTGTTGGCTTATCGCTGTACCATTGAAGATGGGGTCTCTGCATCCTTTGCCTGCTCCTGATCGGTGCACTTATATCCTCATACTACCTACAAGTTAAACGAATTCGTGCAGTGCACGAAACCGTCGTTTCTATTTTCGCAGGAATGGTGGTGGGATTAATCATACGGCTTTCGCCTGGACATATGATCAGGGAGATGATGGTATGTTGACGGTTCCCCTTTTTGTGCTCTAGCCACCTTGAATGAGCTTACCGATGTCACGATAGTCCTTCAAACACacattcttcttcaacgCCTTACTTCCTCCTATCATTTTAAACTCTGGCTATGAGCTTAAACAAGTACGTGCAGGTTCTCTGCCATAATTGTCTTCATTACTAACGTCTCCATTTACGATTAGGAAAACTTCTTTAGGAACTTTGCGGTCATTTTAACGTTTGCATTCCTTGGTACATTTATCACTGCCGTTGGTATAGGGTACGACTCATTTCTTTCATCTTTCTGGCATGGCTAACCCTTGTTTAGAGTACTAGTCTATATTTGGTCTTTCCTCGGCCTTGAAGGTCTCAAATTTACCCTTCTTGAGTGTCTTATCTTCGGCTCAACCTTGTCGGCGACCGATCCAGTCACCATCTTGGCCATCTTCAACACGGCCAAAGTAGACCCTAAGCTTTactccatcatcttcggTGAAAGCATCCTGAATGATGCCGTTAGTATTGTCATGTACGAGTGAGTGTCTATGTCGAGATCAAAATCACTATTTACATCGAACTAACAAAATAAACCAGGACGCTTTCTCATTTCCACGGCGAGGACATCTATTTGTCTTCAATCTTCCATGGGGTCGGTATATTCTTGTTCTCGTTCCTCGTCTCCATGGCACTTGGTGTCTCGTTTGGGTTAGCATGCTCTTTGGGCTTGAAACACTCTCATCTTGCAAGTTACCCCCACATTGAAAGCTGCCTAATCACCCTCGTCGCCTATACAAGTTATTTCTTCAGCAATGGCATTGGCATGAGTGGTAAGTTCAGTTGGTTCTGGAAACTTTCATAGCTTACAAACACCTTTCACCACAGGTATCGTGTCTCTGCTGTTCTGCGGTATCACTCTAAAACATTATGCGTACCATACAATGTCTCGGCGCACTCAGAGAACAACCAAATACATGTTTGGTGTTCTCGCTCAGTTATCTGAGAATTTCATCTTTATTTACCTAGGATTGAACCTGTTTACTCAGGATGTTCAGGTCTTCAAGCCATTATTCATTCTTGTTTCTGCTGTAAGTCATTACATCGAACTAAGGAATAAAATGTAACCATGATATAGATTGCCGTTATGGCCTCACGCTACGCAGCCGTTTTCCCCCTGTCTGAGCTTATCAACTGGGTATTCCATACCCGTGGCCAACGTGCTGAAGAGATACCTCACTCCTACCAGATGATGCTTTTTTGGGCAGGTCTCCGGGGAGCCGTCGGCGTAGCTCTCGCTGCGGGCATCACAGGCGACAATGCGGATGCGCTCAGGACTACTATATTAGTCGTAGTTGTCTTGACCGTCATCGTGTTTGGTGGCACCACGTCGAGAATGTTGGAAGTGCTCGGTATCAGAGTAGGagtggaagatgaagacgcTTCAAGCGAGGATGAAGAACCGTGGACGACACAACAAGGTCACCTCGCCTTGCAATCAGGGCCAATTTCCCGTCGCTACGCTTACAGTTCCCAGAATGGTCGAGGATGGGAAAACCCTTCCGAGTTTGATCTCCAATCACCCGAGGGGTCACCTTACAATCAAACACTCAAGCTTTCGCAATCACGTCAAGCTCGCAGTAGCTCCTATGGTCAAGGAGTTTATGGCTATGGCGTGCGATCAGGTTTCTCAACCAATAGTGATGAGAGCGACGAGGAGGTTCTCCCTTCAGCTGGGCCTTCGGGCTCGTATGGAGATGGTTACGACCCTGAAGCAGGTGCTCCTGGATCAAGCTCAGACAGTAGAGCTGGAGAGGGGAGAGGCACAGGCATGATCTTCCGTGATGGCCAATGGTTTACCGCACTGGATGAGCGGTATCTACTACCGCTGTTCTCCAATTCTGTCACTGCTCGTCGGCACCATGCCAAGAAAGCGGTCAGGAAAGGAGCAATGGCTGCCAGCGGGGCTGGAGGTGGAGGTACAGCGGGTTCAGGATCAAAGTCTGGAAGTACAGCAGGGACACCTCGAAGAGGGAGTCTGGAActtggagatgatggatACGGAGGTGATGGAGAAAGTGAAAATGGAAAGAACAAGGGTTTACCCAGGACTTTCAGGTGAGTAATGGTCGTATGCGACTGCAGCTTCACAGTGAGGCATGGTTAAGCTTTGATTACAGTGGATCTGTCTCCgatttcttcttttcaaAGGCCGAACCGTCATCCTTACCATCTGCTTCTTTGTCTTTAGATGAACGGGAGAACAGGCGTTAAAAAGGCGGCACGACGGATGCCGAGAAATGATAGTCGAGATGTATATGTTCTTCTTGTTTTTTAGAATGAGGCAGGTTACGTAATTGCACTCATATTCCTCCACCTGCTGTTGTGTCATTTGGCTTGTAGAAGACCGACTGACAACGTTGCGTTGCACACATCTTGTTGTCTTGTTCGCATCTGGTTCATCCTCCGTGGTCCTCTGCATGCCGTCGCTGCTCATGAGAAGGTTTTACTCATGATGGACAAatcctctcttccccaATACTTCGTTGGTAGTCGCTACTTTCACGCAAGGACTCGGCGTCCTGTTACTCTTCGGTACATTGgtcctcttcctccgtCCTCGTCTCCATTAGATCCGTCCTCTCAAGTCTGGCTAGGCATCGAATATGACGATCCATCGTTCGGCAAACATTCTGGTGTCTACCAAAACATTCAGGTGTTTCGCacaagagaagaaggcagcGGGGCGTTCCTCAAGTTTGCTGGAAGATCACTTGAGGAAGGCAAGAACTTGGTCCAAAGCATAGAAGAAAGATATGGGCCCATCATTCCTAATGATGCGGGACAGTCTCCTCATATAGCATACAATGTACATGCCAATGGTAAAGGGCTCATATTAGGCTCATCGAAAGGTTCCATTATCGTTGAAACCCCTAATAACTGGGCAAACGCGCAAAAGAGATTAGGTAATCTGGAAAAGCTGAGAATCATGGGATTCGAAGATGAAGGAATAACCGCATTGGGAGGGGACGAAATCCTTAAAGACATCATGATAGCTAGGCTGCGAGGTGTAGAATGGTTAAATCTGTCAAGGAACCTTCTAAAAGGGTGGGGAGAAGTTGCAGAGATTGCGGAGTGTTTTGAAGGGTTACAGACTCTGACTTTAAGGTATGGTGCATGATATCTGTACACAAGTAAAAAGCGGTTCGTTGACGATTTGGGTCAAAAGTCATTCCCGATTCGAAGCACTTTCAAACAACCTCTCCGATGACACGAGACAACGACTCGGAGCCCTTAACAAGATAACAGAGCTGCATCTCTCAGACTGCTCAACGTCAATGAACGAGGTTGTGCTTCTAATCCCATTTCTCCCTAATCTTCGTGTACTGCATCTAGAAGCCAATCGTACAATATCAAATCTTTCATTGGATGAAGGAGAGTACCAGGTACTCGACCGTTGGAAAATGTTGAAGGAGCTTCGTCTAGGGGGATGCCAAATTAACCGGTGGGACGAAGTAGCTGACATTCTAAAACATCTGTCAGGGTAAGATTAATTCCTTGGTAACACATTGTTGTAACTGACCTTTGGATATCAAATCAGACTGGAATCTCTTGACTTATCATTCACACCTCTTTCACATGTGCCTCCACCCTCAACCATCAATTATGAAAACATCAGAAGCGTCTCATTACTCGGGTCTTGCCTCTTGCGTTGGAAGTGCATTGATCATATATCCCAAAACTTTCCTCGGTTAACCTCGTTACGGTTCTCTCTTTCATCCGGCGCGATATCTTCTGTCACTGCAGACGGGACTCAAGACTCTCCCAGCGTAATCACGTCCTCGCCCGATCTCCAGCGCTCGTTAGTAATCTCAAAATTCCCTAATCTTATCACTTTCAACTCTGCCACCATCACACCTTCTGAAAGGCGAGATGCAGAGCTCTTCTACATCAATTACGTCAAGTCACATACGTCTGAGCATCCGAGCGAAAGAGGAAATTGGGGTCGATATGTTGAGTTGTGCAAAGTCTACGGAAGGGACGAGACATCAACAGAGAAAAAGCCTGAGGCTGGGCtgaagggaaagatgaTTAGTGGGTGTATTCAAGTCCGTCTTGCGAGTCGATTAACAACATTATCTTAGGCCTTAACGTCTATAAATATGCTACCGATCCTTCCCCCAGTACCCTTGCTTTGCTaccttcatcttcaatAAAATTACTGAAACATAAGGTATCGCGATTAATAAGGGCTAGCGCAACCACTTCATTGCATCTCTGGACTGTAATAAatgaagagggaagaaTGGAGAAAGTTATCGACATCGCACAGGAGAGGGAAGGCCACGACTGGACCGTAGGATGGTGGTTTGAGAACGGTGATAGTGTACTAGTAGAGGAATCATGAATATCACTCTGTCATAGGAAAACTCTCGTACTAAAAACCAAGATGCAATTCTCTGTGTAAGGGAATAAACAGAGTTACTGGCTCATCCCGTCAGGATTTGTCGAGTTATGATGCCTTGACATGAGAAAACAGTTTTATGAGCAATTGAAAGCTCTTCAACTATTCAATAAAAAAGAAAGACCTTGGATGGCCATATACAGCTAGAGTACGAGCGCCCATTGTTGGGGACACCTATACTAATTACCAGCAATTGGTAAAGTGCTTCATGTAGAAAGGGTAAAGTATAGATGCCCCTCTTTACTTGAGATTCCAGGTTTCGCGGTAGACTAAGACAAACACGTACTTGCTGCTCGACAAGCTCATTTTGAATATACACCTCTACTCCCATAACCAATAATTGATAAGTCCCTCGTGTCCTAATTTTTGCATCCATTGCCTTAGCATTTCGCACAACAAGGGCCTCTCGGCAATTAATGAAAGAACATGCATGGCATCTAAGCCTCAGCGTTTGATGTGACGACCTCGCCCTTGACACCGTTCAGCCTATTGGACTGTCCCCAAAGCAACGGGGTCCTATCCAGTCCTTTACCTCGTGCCAAAGCTCCGCGAGCTAATCCCAGTCCCGTGTGGGTGACAGACATTCCAGAAAGTCGTTCGCCGGCATGTACGTGCTTGCCTGATCTGGGTTGATTCAAGCTAGGAGCACGGAACGTGGGCTTTTGTAGCTCAAGGGCAGGCTTTCGAACACCCCCGTAGGCTGAGTCTTCGACAGTGACGATGTCCTATCCCACATCAGTGACCGAGACGTTATGAAATTAATAGGGAAAAAACTCACAGAAAACTCCGTAGCTTTAGCCTTGAACAACTTTTTATCGTCTTTACTTCGGTATCTCAGGACTTTTGCGACATCTCTCTTGGTTTTCTCGGATAATCCTTCCCATTCATCTACACTACTCTCAATTCGCTCCCACTCGTCCATTGCATCTAAGCTCTCCTTTCCAACTGTCCGAGCTGTCATTTCAAACTTCAAATCTCTTGGTCCGTCGACCAACGTCAAGATGGCATGAGGAGCATTATCTCCAGGTCTGCGTCCGAATTTATGAATTCGAGTATATCCTCCCGGGCGAGCAGCATATCTGTTCGCGAGGGTGGTGAATAACTTGGGGAGAAGGGAGGTAGGCGGCGTAAAAGTATCGGGATCGAGAAATTGAGGATGAGCAAGCGGGGGCAGGGTAGGTGTAGGGTTGGATACAGAGGGAATATAGGACGATGATGGAGCGTGATGTGCGGGCTACAATGTGTTACCGTTATGCAACAATAGTCCAGCACGAACGAGGACATACCATGAGGTAGGCAGTAGCTTTGGTTCTTGCCTGATTAGTGCCCTTCTTGCCGAGAGTGATGATCTGGAGGAGAAATATTAGGATCGCAGTTGATATATCGGCCACAGTACGCGCACCTTTTCAGCCATCTTTGCGGCCTCCTTCGCCTTTGGCAATGTGGTCTTGATGGACTCATGGTGCAGCAAGGCGGAAACGAGATTTCTGCGACTGTTAGATGGATTTTGGCCGAGCTAGTACGAGTGCGCTCACCGGAGGAGTGCAATTCTGTGTGCTGGCATTCTGCCGAGCTTGCGCTGGTGTATGCCGTGCTTCATCTTGAGGAATGTGGAAGTGCAAATAAAAGCAAAAGTATCAAGTACAAATGTATAGTATGCAAGTCAAGAAAAAGGGTTAGGACCAAGTGCCACCGCGGGAAATTTCGGCAATATGATATATATGACAATCGTTACCTCATGCAGCGACATCATCTCATACAGTTCATCTCACCATTTACTTTAACATCTCATTTGCATCTCAAAACATGTTCCGcactcttcctctcctccgCAGCACAGCCCGCACCGCCCTCAGGCAAACGGCTCCCATCGCCCTCCGGCCACAACCTCTCGCCTTCTCTCTCAAGCCCCTCGCTGCCAGGGGTTATGCCGCTGCCGCCGGTCTCAGCAAGGACGACATCACTGCTAGGATCCTCGATGTTTTGAAGAGCTTTGAGAAGGTCGACAGCAGCAAGGTGCGTGACGAAGCTTTCCAGATCGTTTGACAGGCGGCCAAGAAAGACGGAGGGTATGTGGTAATAGCGGAACGCTGATTGGGTAAACCGAATTATATGTGCTATCTCCATTTCATTTTGTCCTTGGTTCACAACGATCTTTCCATCATTTGGCCAAATCATCTGTTTACCCGCCATTTGTGTTTAGCTCACAAACAACGCTTCATTCACCAACGATCTTGGCCTTGACTCTCTTGACGCTGTCGAAGTTGTCATGGCCATTGAAGAGGAATTCGCCATTGAGATTCCTGATGCCGAGGCCGATGAGATCGCTACTGTCCAGGATGGTAAGCTCGACATTCTTATCATGTTATTATCGGTGCTGACTTTTTAATCTAGCTATCGACTATGTCGCCAACGTGAGTAGTGTATCATAGCAGTTATGGAGGGAGACTGACGCCTGACGACTATTTATGAAAATATAGTCCTCTGAAGGTAAGCAAcattatttatttattttcTTACATCAAAATGCTGATTAATATTACTGTAGCGCATTAATTATTTCAGTGAAGGGTGTTTTAATTATGCAGTATTGATCCATAATCAACACTTTGTATCCACTTGAGAAACGACGGATCTCTTTACTTTCCTGAATGCTGAACTGAGAGGGTGTTCTGAAATTTGCAGAGCCTTGTGGGTGTGAGACAAGCGTCATAACGTGTTAAATGCCGTGCTTAACATGTAACAACTGATCAAACGCGTCCCGAGTTCAGTCCCAATGTCATGTGAAGGTCGAGTTGCTTGTTCGACAAATTAGGCTATCAGTTCTGTTTGCACAATGTCATGCGGATCCGGGGCAAAACCCCAAGACTCAGCGTCCGTCTTCGGATAACTGCACAGGACAAAGACGAGTTCGATGGCCATGAATGCATGATGATATGGAAAACACCCTAACTTGCAACCAACCACTTGAGATATCACTGTTGAGGATTATTACGCTTCAActtccatcttcatctccgTTTGTTCATTATTTTTATCCGATTCCAGCATCTCGAGTCCGGTTTCCTCTCTGTTCTCCTCGAATTCTCGGATAGTCTCTGTTGATCCCAGTGGTGTGGCTATTTGATCTTCAGATTGAAAGTCTTCGTGTTTTGCCGGTACTGGCTCAGCAACCTGTTGCTGGTCGTCGATCGCAGCAATGCCAGGACTCGAGTTTTCCCCGCCCACACTCTCCTGCACCCAGGCATACCCTTTAGGAGCCCTTTTCCCGTTGGCTAGTCCATTGACTGCTCCTGGTTGTGGCGGCGGCAGTGGCCGAGgatcttcatcctccacGACTTCGCGGCTTACACCGCTGACTCTTGTGCTACGTCTTTCACCAGGGATGATGGGGCGTCCGCGGGTATCTAAAGCAGAGTATGATTCCTCGTCTCTGCCGGACTGACGGGAAGGACGAGATGATCTGCGAGTAGGCAATGGTTCTTCATCCTAAGAATAAGAGAGTCAGTTCTCTCTCAATACATTTACTCTGCCGCCGAGAGAAAACGAACAcacctcatcttcattaCCATAGATGTAATCAACCTTGCGAACAGGCCTCCTTGTTCGTGTCGACCGCATCTCCGCGGCTTGTTGCATTTGCACAACCTGTGCTATCTTCCGTTTAGCCCTTTGAACCCTCTACACCCCCGTCGATCAGTCACTTATTCCATAAAACGATCGAAAGCAAACGCAccgcctcttccttttctaTTCTCTCTACTCTATCCTTCAGAATTTCTGCCAACCTCTTTTCGTCCTGCACGCCTTTGATAAACCTTCTATGTTGGCTGGTAgctttttccttttttgtTCCTTCCTGAGACTGTCCGCCGTACTCTTCGACCTCTGCAATGTAGGCAAAAAAATCATCTCTGGTGTGAGTAAAAGATTCCATTGGACAAGGTCGTTTAAAAGGATTGCCAGAGCGGTATAACCGCCACGAATCTGACCGTTTTTAGGTGAGTAACGCATCGACGAGTACAAGGACAAGAAGCAAACCGACCATCAAGTGCCCAGATCCGTTGACGATTCCTATTTTGACCCAAAGGTTCTATGCTGATGGAAGGAGCTTCGTCCTGCAGAGGTTTTTTGGAGGCCGTTCCTTTTTTAGGTTTGATCTCTGGGCCTCTTTTGGCATTGTTTATAATAGCGCGGATATGTTCCGAATGAGTTACTGCTCCTTTCATTAGCGGACATGTTACCTGCTATACAAAGCGAGAAGAAAACTGACACTGCCAATCCACTAATTGTCTCAGTAGTCTAGCTCTCTCAGCCCAATCGAGTTCAAACAGACCTCCGCCCTTCTCCTCCATTTTCTTCAAGGGATTCCTTTGCGCCCTATCGGCCGCTGGCTCGCCTTGGTGCCTCAAACGACCTAATTCTGCACGATCAGGGTCGTCATTGCAGCAGGGACCGCGATTCTCCTCATTGATGGGCCACGGTCGATCCCACACGGTCCATTCGGACGTGGTAGCGAGTTGATCAGAGATATAGTTGGACAGGTAGGACTGGATGTTTTCGGCACTGCGTGTCAGTGAGCGGAGTGCACGAAAAAGGCTGGACGGACGGGACGCACTTGAGGTTTCTGAGGGCTGGGCGAAGGTTCGAGAGAAAGCATATGAGCGTGCTCTCAAGGAGATCGTCTGGGCGGATTGCGACTGGCTGGCGGAGTGAGTATTCGAGGCTGGTGCCGGTGTAAGCTGGGCTGGCATGGACGGAGCACATACATACTCTTGTTGTGACTCGAGGCGTGGGATGCGGTGTCGGAGATTGAAGGTGGTAATGAAGGCCCAGACGTAGGCGACCTGCCAGCTGGGCGGGGGAGGGTGAGCTGTGCCATTTGCAAGGGACTTACTCGTCCTGCGGGGCGTCTGCCGGTGGCTGGGACATCCCGGTGTGTGAGGGTAGTGTGCCCAGGGGTAATAATGATCTGATATAACAATAGTATAAATAGTACCAGTAGTAGTGGACGGATGTTGTAAgcataataataataataaataatcTCAACAGCGGTCACCTCCGCACCTTGAACAACATCCACGCCACGTGGGATAACTCCGAAACGCCGGCCGGGCAGTCTCGCTCTGCGCCAATGGCAGGGAGGGCAATGAATGCTCCTGGAATACGCAACAATACTTGCAACTCGTTCTCCAACCCACAACTCCACCACAATGCCCTCAATCGCCAAAATGGTATTCGGCAACGGCCCTCTCGGCCCTTCGTACGTCGTCCGCACACGCACACTCGCGCGCTCACATACTGATTACATCCCTCCAGCTTCGCCCCCTTGATCCGTCAGTACCCCGGTGTGCAAAAGTACTGGGCACGATGGTCAAACCTCTACAAGCACGCGGCCGGCTACCGACAGAAGGGCTACCTCCTCGACGACTTGGTGATTGAAGAGAGCAAGACTGTGCAAAAGGTGAGCAGAAATCTTTGGTGTTGCAAGTGGGCTGCACAGGAGAATGTGTTTCAAGTGAAGCAGGTGAATGCTTCGAGGGTTGCAGAAGCGGGATCAGTGCAAGAGAGAGGGACGCAAAAGGggaagcagaagaagcagcagcagaTGAAGAAGGTTCAATTGAGCAAGTCTGCCATTTTGGCCTTCGGCTGCGATTTCTATCCTTACGCGGCGAATCCGAATACACTGTCGAGGAAACCATTGGGAACAGGGAATATAGACAGGAGAATTCAGGCAGAAATTTGTTTTGGAGGAAATGACGAGAGAGTGAGAACAGAACAGCATCAGCTGACTTGATTGCAGGCTCTCTCCCGTCTTCCCGAGCGAGTCGCTTACGACCGAGTCTGGCGACACCGACAGGGCATTATGATGTCCATGCACCACTCCGACCTTCCCAAGGACAAATGGACCCCTGCTGAGAAGGTAATTTACTCGACCGATTGTTTGTGTAGCACACCGCTGATCAAAATGACAGGACGAACGATACCTTACCCCTTACATCAACCAGGTGCTTGCGGAGGAGCAGGAAAGAGCCGACTGGGATCACTCTGTCGTTGAGAGGATCAAGCAAAGGAAGGCTGGCAGGAAGAACCCTTTTGAACGCGTCTAAGTTGGCGTGTTAGATTGGGtgaggagagaaggaggcGTGTGAGGCAGTCGAGAGGTAGACTGCCCATTGGGCTATAAATGCATCGCATACCGCACCAAGTTGAATGGCCGCCGCTGGGTTTCCTACAAATCATCTCTCTCCATGCTCATTATGACCGTCATGCAGTGCTC contains the following coding sequences:
- a CDS encoding Monovalent inorganic cation transporter, putative (Similar to TIGR gene model, INSD accession AAW43289.1); the encoded protein is MSTIPPDTEILNPTDEEFYASWGLCILCLLLIGALISSYYLQVKRIRAVHETVVSIFAGMVVGLIIRLSPGHMIREMMSFKHTFFFNALLPPIILNSGYELKQENFFRNFAVILTFAFLGTFITAVGIGVLVYIWSFLGLEGLKFTLLECLIFGSTLSATDPVTILAIFNTAKVDPKLYSIIFGESILNDAVSIVMYETLSHFHGEDIYLSSIFHGVGIFLFSFLVSMALGVSFGLACSLGLKHSHLASYPHIESCLITLVAYTSYFFSNGIGMSGIVSLLFCGITLKHYAYHTMSRRTQRTTKYMFGVLAQLSENFIFIYLGLNLFTQDVQVFKPLFILVSAIAVMASRYAAVFPLSELINWVFHTRGQRAEEIPHSYQMMLFWAGLRGAVGVALAAGITGDNADALRTTILVVVVLTVIVFGGTTSRMLEVLGIRVGVEDEDASSEDEEPWTTQQGHLALQSGPISRRYAYSSQNGRGWENPSEFDLQSPEGSPYNQTLKLSQSRQARSSSYGQGVYGYGVRSGFSTNSDESDEEVLPSAGPSGSYGDGYDPEAGAPGSSSDSRAGEGRGTGMIFRDGQWFTALDERYLLPLFSNSVTARRHHAKKAVRKGAMAASGAGGGGTAGSGSKSGSTAGTPRRGSLELGDDGYGGDGESENGKNKGLPRTFSGSVSDFFFSKAEPSSLPSASLSLDERENRR
- a CDS encoding Hypothetical protein (Similar to TIGR gene model, INSD accession AAW42806.1; CND04390), with amino-acid sequence MDKSSLPQYFVGSRYFHARTRRPVTLRYIGPLPPSSSPLDPSSQVWLGIEYDDPSFGKHSGVYQNIQVFRTREEGSGAFLKFAGRSLEEGKNLVQSIEERYGPIIPNDAGQSPHIAYNVHANGKGLILGSSKGSIIVETPNNWANAQKRLGNLEKLRIMGFEDEGITALGGDEILKDIMIARLRGVEWLNLSRNLLKGWGEVAEIAECFEGLQTLTLSHSRFEALSNNLSDDTRQRLGALNKITELHLSDCSTSMNEVVLLIPFLPNLRVLHLEANRTISNLSLDEGEYQVLDRWKMLKELRLGGCQINRWDEVADILKHLSGLESLDLSFTPLSHVPPPSTINYENIRSVSLLGSCLLRWKCIDHISQNFPRLTSLRFSLSSGAISSVTADGTQDSPSVITSSPDLQRSLVISKFPNLITFNSATITPSERRDAELFYINYVKSHTSEHPSERGNWGRYVELCKVYGRDETSTEKKPEAGLKGKMISLNVYKYATDPSPSTLALLPSSSIKLLKHKVSRLIRASATTSLHLWTVINEEGRMEKVIDIAQEREGHDWTVGWWFENGDSVLVEES
- a CDS encoding mitochondrial 54S ribosomal protein YmL8 (Similar to TIGR gene model, INSD accession AAW43309.1), producing the protein MKHGIHQRKLGRMPAHRIALLRNLVSALLHHESIKTTLPKAKEAAKMAEKIITLGKKGTNQARTKATAYLMPAHHAPSSSYIPSVSNPTPTLPPLAHPQFLDPDTFTPPTSLLPKLFTTLANRYAARPGGYTRIHKFGRRPGDNAPHAILTLVDGPRDLKFEMTARTVGKESLDAMDEWERIESSVDEWEGLSEKTKRDVAKVLRYRSKDDKKLFKAKATEFSDIVTVEDSAYGGVRKPALELQKPTFRAPSLNQPRSGKHVHAGERLSGMSVTHTGLGLARGALARGKGLDRTPLLWGQSNRLNGVKGEVVTSNAEA
- a CDS encoding Acyl carrier protein (acp), putative (Similar to TIGR gene model, INSD accession AAW42804.1); translation: MFRTLPLLRSTARTALRQTAPIALRPQPLAFSLKPLAARGYAAAAGLSKDDITARILDVLKSFEKVDSSKLTNNASFTNDLGLDSLDAVEVVMAIEEEFAIEIPDAEADEIATVQDAIDYVANVSSVS
- a CDS encoding Hypothetical protein (Similar to TIGR gene model, INSD accession AAW43308.1; CND04420) — its product is MSQPPADAPQDDWQVAYVWAFITTFNLRHRIPRLESQQDLEYSLRQPVAIRPDDLLESTLICFLSNLRPALRNLNAENIQSYLSNYISDQLATTSEWTVWDRPWPINEENRGPCCNDDPDRAELGRLRHQGEPAADRAQRNPLKKMEEKGGGLFELDWAERARLLRQLVDWQLTHSEHIRAIINNAKRGPEIKPKKGTASKKPLQDEAPSISIEPLGQNRNRQRIWALDDSWRLYRSGNPFKRPCPMESFTHTRDDFFAYIAEVEEYGGQSQEGTKKEKATSQHRRFIKGVQDEKRLAEILKDRVERIEKEEARVQRAKRKIAQVVQMQQAAEMRSTRTRRPVRKVDYIYGNEDEDEEPLPTRRSSRPSRQSGRDEESYSALDTRGRPIIPGERRSTRVSGVSREVVEDEDPRPLPPPQPGAVNGLANGKRAPKGYAWVQESVGGENSSPGIAAIDDQQQVAEPVPAKHEDFQSEDQIATPLGSTETIREFEENREETGLEMLESDKNNEQTEMKMEVEA
- a CDS encoding Ubiquinol-cytochrome-c reductase, putative (Similar to TIGR gene model, INSD accession AAW43290.1), translated to MPSIAKMVFGNGPLGPSFAPLIRQYPGVQKYWARWSNLYKHAAGYRQKGYLLDDLVIEESKTVQKALSRLPERVAYDRVWRHRQGIMMSMHHSDLPKDKWTPAEKDERYLTPYINQVLAEEQERADWDHSVVERIKQRKAGRKNPFERV